aaattcttaattttctttatcaAGTTCTTCAGGTCCTATTGTGATTGTTATAAGATCTGACATACACTCAGCTACATTTTCAAAGGATTCAAACAACATAGATTGACAGACTAGGATACCTTAAAAAATTGAAGGATGGAGGAATGACTCTACACATTATTTGCTTAGCTTGCAGTGTGGAAACCATCCTTACAACGGAGAAATttgagaaaaaggaaaaataactcatgttttcttttgattataagctaaataattttaaggagaatttaatatatacaaacCATATACCAAAAGAAGAGAGCCTACACTAGAATATTATGTTGTGCTAGCCCATGTTATATATGCCAAGGGTCAAGAGAGGTTAGGGTGGTCACATGTTAGGATAGGAGGTTAGACAGTCCATTGGGCATTGTCTCGCTTATGCCTCTTTACTATTAGAAGTACCATTAGTAATATTACTCAtgacttgtgtaatttctttgTCCTTTCAGTTTGGTTATGAATAGTTGATTTTTTACACTTCTATTATGTAGCTTGTTATGACTATTGTTCAGGATGATTTGTCAGGTTGTCTTAAGTTTTTTGTCATGATTGTCTTCATTTACGTTATTTTTCCATATTCTACTTTGGATTATTTTCTTGAGTAGAGGGTCTgacggaaacaacctctctacctctaaGGTAATGGTAAGTTTTGTGTACATTCTACCCTCCCCAATCCCTTACTTTGTGGAGTTGCATtgggtttgttgttgttgtactgTCAGATAGAACAGTATGAATCTTTTTGGAATTCATGGGTGATACCAGGAGAATTGGTGGGAAAATGTCAATTTCACTTTAAGCTGGACTATaggaagaaaaaggaaaagtaacAATTGGAACATGGCTCCTCTAGCACTCAGGTATCCTGTTCTAAGAGAGCAATCAGAAAACCTTATAAAAGGATTAAAAACTCACTTGCACATATTAGATGATCGTGTTATATTGCAATGACAATTAAAATATCATCTTTTTCAACTCATGGAGTTCCAAAAATAATCCAGTACTTACAGATTACAAGCGTGATCAGTAAGTAATTGTACTTTTGTATGAACTTCTCCATTTTGTATGTTGCTTATATACAAGTGAAGCCCTCATTtacattttaattcaataacaaagtcacattaccaaaaaaaaatcactttcaaTAATAGATGTATCCTAAATAAAAGTTATCTTCAGCAAGATTGCACCAAAAATCAACTTTAGACAGGTCTTGTAGCTTGACTTCTATAAGCCATCACAACACAGAAAAGGGTTATTCACATCCTCAAATACCCAAGCAACCAACAAGTGAAATACATTTTAGCCAACCACACCTTTGGCAAACTCTAATAATATGCAAAATGAGGGAATCAGATAGCACTCCCATCCAGTTCACAAACTCATTCTTCCAAATCGTCCTCTCAAATCTCAAAGATAATTGACGAACATATATTGAACAACCACGCAGACAATTGGGCACACATAAAAGTAATGCTTCATCATCATCCAAAAGAATGAAGTAGTTGGCAAAAGAAAAAGgcacaaaagaagaagaattctAGATTCAGATAATTTAAATGTAAAGAAACGGAGGTCTTCCAAATACCATAAGGAACTAATTTCAGCAACTTCAACAGCAATCTAAAAGTTGTTCCAATACAGCAGATCGTTTCTAAGGCTCAAAAGCATACGAAACATTACTATATTTATATCCAAACACAAACTCCAACTAGAACTCCAAAAAGCACAAGGTCTCCTGAAGAAAGTAACCGCTTGACTACCACAATGTAGAAGTAGAAGGACATCAGTAAAGGGTGCAAATGCAGAAGCCAAAGTAGATAGCAATCAAAATCATCAAACCAGACTTAAAAACATCTGCATTCATCCAGAACCACTAAAAGCAGCTGCACCAAGCTGTCAAAACACCTGAATCAAACATCCATTCACAACTCAATAGATCATTCTACATCCGGAAACAATACAAATCTTCAAGTGAATTCAAAAGAAAGGAACATAACAGTAGTTAAAACCTTTACAGCAATGCAGAAGGACAGTACAAAAACAGAGAAAATCAATCTAATCATCCGGGATTAAGAACAATCCATCAAAAGACAGACAACATCAATCAACACAATCACTATCTGTAAGAAGAACAACAAAATCAATCTAATCAAGCTTGAATTGATAACAACGCATTGAAAGATACGGTGACAGACAATCATCACAACCAAAATCTAATCAATCGAGATAACTGAAGCGGAGACGGAGATAAAATAAAGAGATGATCTTGGACAATATCCCATTGCTTGGATTCTTGGTTGTTGTTTTCCAAGCAAAATTTCAAggtaacaaaagaaaataaagtaacATTCAGGGCAcataaataacacaaaaataaagaaagggaaaagaCAAATAAACTTTCATTTACAAAGCTTGTTCAATGATGTATGTTACTTTACCTAATGCAAAATGTCACTCTAAAATCTACATACATTGATTAAGACGCATTCAACAAATTTCAAGAACACAAAAAGCCCAAATATATGTGAATCAACCATACTGCCAGAAAACAAATTCAATTAACTACATTAAGGGAACCTTTTTTAGAGGTTTTTGCCTTCCTCTAGTTTTTCTCCTTCTATCACACCTAGTCTTACCTAGTAAAGCTCATACCAGATCATAGAATCAGCAAGCACATTCCACCAACCAGATCATAGAATCAGCAAGCACATTCCaccaaaactcattaaaaaTTAAGCCTACTTTACCAGCACGTCACAAAAATGTTTATCATTCCAATCAAGCCTACACACAACATTTTCAAGCAAGAATATTCTACAGACAACATTTTCAAGCAAGAATATTCTACAGGCAGAATCTAAAGCATACTGATGCCAAAAGAACACGGACTGACAACTAGAACAACTAACAGAAGTGACCAGAAGTCCAAGATCAACCAAATCTGAGAGCACCACAGAGCACCAACCACCAATAACAATAATCACCTGAAAATGGAGAGGAAGAAATTTACCTCAGTAATATGAATGCATCCCCTGGTACATACCCCCAGGTGCAACTCTAGGTGCAGCTGATGCCCCAGGGCCTTGGTTTTGTAGCCCGTGAGGTTGATGTAAAGGACCGTAATGAGAACCCTGTGGTGGATAATCTCCTGAGGGCATCCCGGCTGAGCTTGGGGGTAACCCATACATTGAAGATCCACGGCCAGCACCACCTAATGTACTACCAGCGCCAGGTAATCCACCAGCAGCACCTCCCACTGCCCCAGCACCGCCATAACCACTACCGGTCAACCCGCCATATCCAGCTGAACCAGCCCCACCATAATGAGACCCCCCACCATATGGACCACCAATCCCTGAACCGTACCCACCACCCACAGATTGGTTCCCATAAGATGAACCACCAGGACCACCCACACCGATACCATTTCCACTACCCAATGCCGAATTGGGACCATGTCCATGCACGCCATATGAAGAATGACCTGAAAATCCACCATAACCACTAGGCGCACCATATTGCCCAGGACCCATCGGATCACCATGTCCATCTGTTTGAACCTGAGATCCTCCTGGACCTCCTACACCAGGCTTTTTCTTCCCATCAATAGCCAGCTTACAGTTCAACTGATGCCCATCAATATTCTTAACAGGATCCACCAACGAAGACTGTGCTGCCTCCGCCGTCTTGTACACAAACAAAGCATACCCTTTTGACTTCCCAGTGGCCTTATCAAACCCTAATGGTCCTTCCTCTATCTCCCCATACATCAAAAAATGCTGTAAAATCCTCTCGGATTGCATATCATACGGCACATTAGATACATAAATCTTCCTCAATGACACATCCACTGGATTATTCGAACTCCCACCACCAGGGCCACCTTGAATCCCAGCTGAAGCAAGCTGAGTAACCGTAACTCGACCATCAATGTGTTTACTCGGTTGCTTTAACGCAAGTAAAGCTCCATCAACATGCTTAAACGTAACAAATCCATAACCTTTGCTCTTCCCAGTATTTTTATCAAGAATAACAACAGCTTCTTCTAACTCACCGAATGTCCCAAAAATTGACCTGATTTTTTCAGTCGTAGTTTCCCAGCCAAGCCCACGAACAAAAAGCTTTCTTTTAGTAGGGTCACGATCGACGATTTCTCGAACTTGATCAAGCACGTCGGGATGACGAACAACAGCATTTTGTAAGATTTCTACCATTTGTTCAGGTGTAACAGATTCAAGAATCTTCCGACCATCTTCGATTGAAAGCCTATTCGCAACAGGAACGTCAGTGCCGACGCCGTTATCCTCAAGCTTCCTCTTCTTCATCTGGTCCATTTTCTCAAGAACTCTACGGAACAATGGAGTTTAAAACCCTAAATCCCAATTCTCTGTGCAAGTGCAACCCTATATATTTGAGATGATATGGGTTCGGTTTTGGGCTTTTAAGATAGCCCAATGCTAACAACCAAATCTTCAAAAGATATATTCATGTATATCTCTCTGAGTCGTATTTACGAAATGATAAAATATGGTAAAAGTTATATTGAAAATTCGTTCATGTTAGAAATGGATGTATTGATTagcataaaaatatatgtagatTGTTTAGTATTTTTGAATTCAAGTAAGTTTTAATAAAGTCATTGTTATAGTTACTGATGTATAAAGTCGAGTAGGTTTTTGATCCTCTGTTTGGTACTTTTGAATTTCAGAAATATTTAAgatgataaattaatatatctCGAATCATATTTTTGAGATGATGAATATAGTAAAAAAGTTGTATTGAAATGGATATATTGGTTCACGGGAAAATGTATGTAAGAAAGTTGTTCATGTACAAGCAAGCTTCAATAATATCATTATTGCAGTAACAGATGTATGAGGTCGAATAGTTTCTTGATCCTCTGGTTTCTTAGTTTTTATTGAAATGGATATATTGGTTCACGGGAAAATGTATGTAAGAAAGTTATTCATGTACAAGCAAGCTTCAATAATATCATTATTGCAGTAACAGATGTATGAGGTCGAATAGTTTCTTCATCCTCTGGTTTCTTCTGAATCcaaaaatatattcatgtatCTCTATTCATATTTCTAGGATGATAAAATATAGTAAAAGTTATATTGGTAATTACTTTTTGTTAGAAATGAATATATTGGTTCACACAAAGGTACATAGAATGTcagagaaaattatttatattcagAAAAAGTTTCAGTAGTATCATTGTTATTGTTACAAATGTATGAGGTCAAGTAACTTTTTGATCCGCTTGATAATTCTGAATCTAAAAGTACAGAAGAGGAGGAATGTTTATTGCTCAAATTGCAGTAGTAATTGTTATCTGTATGGTAGTGGATCAGGATATGCAACGAGCAAAAGTCATGATAAAAGGTTTGGATCTCAAAAAAGATGCAACATTAGGAGCTATTCGTCCAAGtgattttcattctttttgctTCAAATCGAACATATAGTCTGAGTTGAAAATGGAAGGTATTTATCTTTTGAAATCCTCTCTTGTCAACTTTTGGATGATTATGAGGATTGACAAAAGCAGGCCGAAGAGATATTAGAGAAATGTATTAAGACAAGATATAATGCAGCTTAGATTATCGAGGACAAAATCTTAGATAGGCATGTGAAGGACATGTATAACAGGAGAAAGTTAACATGTAGTATAATGTGAAATATTTTACTTGTTATATAAGTGTAGCTCTTgctcttttatatttattaatattacttATTAGTGTTTTGTCGGTAACtagttttattgtttattattgtaTCTGATATTCTATCCTAATATGTTGTTGATTGggttattttgttgttgttgttttcgtTTTATTCTGGTCGACCTTATAATATTTCATTGTTACCTGCTGAATTTGTTTCAACGTCTCTTGCTACTTTGTAAGTATATTTGTTGAGTCTTTTAGAAACAGTTCTCTATCTTCACAAGATTGTAATAAGGTGTGCGTACATTCTAATCTGCTCAGACCTCACTTGTAAAATTTCATTACTGCACTTGGAAAATGTTTGggcatatttttttaaaaatatttattttatttcaaaatcaatttcaaatgagattattttatgaaaataaaaaattaaagttattataaaaacataatatatattttttttaaaaaaggttttaattatccaatattatttttcaaatgaagTGAAATAATATTTCGAAAAAAGGTAAATAATATTCATTGGTTGCATTCATTTTATACCTAGGCTAAATTACATAATTGTgggaaacaaaataataaagagaagCAGTTATCTGAAACGTATGGTTGATGCGTCTCTCAATCTTCTTCTCCATGTAAGCTCTTACTCGAAAAATCTGATTGCAATTCAGAAACCCCATTTACTTAATTCGAACAAAGATTAAAgctttctgtttttttttttttagcttttaaaGAAGTGGCCTTGAATGTTTCTATTTGTTTTTGCTAGATATGAAGTCAAATTTCTAATCTTGTTGTTATGCATTTATTGAGCTTCTTATATAGAGGCGGAGCTATGGTTTTTGAGTTTATGGGTAGTGAGTTCTAAAAAGAAGAAGCTTATTGAGtgattttttaaacataaactCAAGATTTGAGCCGAAACTAGCAGTTAGAGTTCACAAAATTTGAGCAATATGACCATATTGAGGCAGCTTAGCCCCTATTTATGAAATGTATAGGAAATTCCTTGACCACCCTGAAACTGATTGTTAAGGGATATGCATGACATTGGGTGTATGGGGTGGTGATTTGGGTTAAGATGATTGTTGATATTTGCCAAGCTATCTTTTTGATGAATTGGGTGACTTGTACTTTGGTCCTTCTGGTGAGAAATTCCCAAATGTTTAGTACTACTTTAAATGAAGTTCATAAAGTAGCTCTgttaaaaatttgtaaaatgaaAGCTACCACAAGTCCTGTTCAAGAACTGAGGTAGACATGCACTTTGATATTTTCCAGTTAGACTTGTAATACAAATTACAAAATATGTTTTCTCgttgagccgagggtctattGGAAACAACTTCTCTATCTTCCAAGGTAAGGGTAAGGTATGTGTACACATTATGCCCCCAGACTCCATTTGTGGGATACACTCGTCATGTTGTTGCTTGGGTTTGTAAtacaattttgtcatttttgcaGTTATCACTTTTTGATTTAGTTTCTATATCTGAAGTTCTGAGCCAACTTTTGTAGTCTCATTGTTTCTCCTCTCCTCTccttctcttatttttttactttctttggTTTTGTCTTGGAAGTCAAAACCATTATGAATCACATCCTGACTTTTCACTTGAGTTCTACTTAAGCTTTACTCTAAATGTTAAGGTCTTCTTTAGTTTTAGCGATTATCGTTCAACTGATTACTCAGTTTCTGGTTTGGTATTCTGTTCTACTTTTCGCGCAAAAAAGTAAGACAACTCATGTGTAGCATAGCTTTTTGGGGTAGACATCGAACAAACCTCTGGCACAACAATTTGTACTAAGAGCAGTGTCATGTTGCCTTGATGGAAATAACTGTTGTTTAGCAAGAAATGAGCAATGGATGTATTGCTTTTGGCTGCATACTAGGAGGCTTGACTTTGGATTGCATGTATTTT
This portion of the Solanum pennellii chromosome 12, SPENNV200 genome encodes:
- the LOC107007283 gene encoding UBP1-associated protein 2C-like, which encodes MDQMKKRKLEDNGVGTDVPVANRLSIEDGRKILESVTPEQMVEILQNAVVRHPDVLDQVREIVDRDPTKRKLFVRGLGWETTTEKIRSIFGTFGELEEAVVILDKNTGKSKGYGFVTFKHVDGALLALKQPSKHIDGRVTVTQLASAGIQGGPGGGSSNNPVDVSLRKIYVSNVPYDMQSERILQHFLMYGEIEEGPLGFDKATGKSKGYALFVYKTAEAAQSSLVDPVKNIDGHQLNCKLAIDGKKKPGVGGPGGSQVQTDGHGDPMGPGQYGAPSGYGGFSGHSSYGVHGHGPNSALGSGNGIGVGGPGGSSYGNQSVGGGYGSGIGGPYGGGSHYGGAGSAGYGGLTGSGYGGAGAVGGAAGGLPGAGSTLGGAGRGSSMYGLPPSSAGMPSGDYPPQGSHYGPLHQPHGLQNQGPGASAAPRVAPGGMYQGMHSYY